Genomic window (Pirellulales bacterium):
GCTCCGCTGGCCTTCGGCCTGCGAACCGCTAAAGCGGATATCTTGAGCGTTGTCACCTCGTCCAGCAATGTGAACATCGGGCTCAGCGTGGGTGCCTTCATCGATGATGAGGGGAATACCAACAACCCGGTCACCGGCAATCCCTACGCTCCGGGCGATACCAATCCGGACGACGGCAACCCTGTGACGTTCTTCTCTCTCGGGAATGCCGTCGGGCAAGGCGATCCTTCGGTACCCCCTTCGGTGCTTGGTCCTTTTGGAGTTACTCCGGTCCTTAGCAATGGTTTGACGACATCGCTGAATGGCACTGTGGACGTCACCCCCGGTGGCTTCTCGATTAACAGCGCCAACTTGGGACTGAATATCAGTGGTGCCTGGCAGCCGGGTAACGGCGTCGACGTCACGGGTCCTCCGGCGCCGGGTGAGCTTGGTGCCTACGTTGACCTGGGCAACGTTATTCCTGGGGAGTATCTCCTGGCGTCATTGAATTCGACGCTGCTCAGTGTTAACACGTCCGGACCGCTGACTTTGGATGGATTGGGAAACTTCAGCGATTCCAATGGGACGTTGAACCTGGTTAGCACCACCCTCGCCGGATTTGCCGCTGGCCCCTTGGCGGCCCCGGTGAACACGACCATCACCAATCAGGCGTCGACGACGACCCTGGCCGGCAACTACAGCGTGGTGGGTGGCGTGCCGACATTGAACCTGCCGTTTAGTGCGACCTCGTACACCAACCTGCAGCCCTCGACCGGTCTGGCGCTGTACGCTCAGATCACCGAGAGTGGCACGGTTGTGGCTACGCAAGTGCCCGAACCGGGTACGTTCGTACTGATGGCTGGCGCCTTGGTCGGTGCTTGCGTCTATCGCTTCCGTCGCACCCGCCGCTAGCCGCCGGCAACAACAGGACTTGGTATGCGTGAAGGCATCTCGTTCTGGGTAGTTGGCAATAGCGTCCGGGTATAGTCAACCTTTGATGAGATTGATCCAGCGGTCCGAAAGCCATCATGGCTGCGGGCCGCTGGTTCTTTTTATGGCGAGCGGATCACGCGCTCGTGGCGCGGCTTGATTGGCCCAAGCGTACCCGCGGCGAAGTGCAAGACGCCTGGCGTCACAGCCTAGCTTCAGGAAACCGCCGGCGTGATGCGCACGTGATGTACCCAAGCGGGTGGCACATTGCGCAGTACGCACTGGCGTTGGAATTCATGGCGGTCGAGCAGCCGCCTGAGATGGCCGCTGATTTCCCGCAGGCGAAGTCGTTCGCTGCCGCGGCAGATGGCCAACTTTGCCGGCCGGACGGCCACGTACTCAAAAAAAGATAGCGTACCCCCGGGAGCTAGTAGCCCGACGAGCTTGCCCAGCAGCCGCTCGACAAGCTCGCCCGAGAAGTTGTTCAGCGGCAAGCCGGAAACGATGGCGTCGTAGCCTCCATCGGCAGCCAGGTCCTCGATGGCCTGGTGCAGGATCCGCACGCGAGGCGCCGCAGCTTGTAGCGCGGGCTCGGCTGCGAACCGGCTGTGCAGCCGGGCCACGAACTCGCCGTTCATTTCAACCAGGTCGAACGAGTCGGTCGCGCCAAGGGCCGGCACGATCCAGCGCGTCACGGCGCCGGTGCCCGGTCCGACTTCCAAAATCCTGCGGCGCGGTTTTTCGCCGGCCACGTGGCGGGCCAGTGCCCGCGCTAGCCAGCGGCTGCTGGGGGCGATCGAACCGGTGGTATGAAAGTTCTCGCGGAACTGGCGGAAGAACAGGCGGTGATCGTTGAGCATGCGTCTGATCGAGAATGCGGGCAGGGAAACGCCCGCAACTAGTCATCGTGGGCATCGCGCGGGGTGTACGGTTGCAGGTCAATATTGCCGTTCGTGGTTTGCACGTCCAGAGTGGCCCCGCCGCCGGCCAATTGCCCCTTTAGGTGGCTGCGATTCTTACCCGCCGATCGGGAAGTCTTCTTTTCTCTCTCGGTCAGCGGCAACGAGTTCTTTACCGACCCGTGAACGGTTCGACATTCCAGCGTAGTGGCGGCGGTCTTGGCCAGTTTCACGGCGACCGATCCGTTGGTGGTCGAAATCGTGCCGCCGACGTTTTGGCCGTTGGTCAGCGTGGCCCTGACCGCACCATTGGTCGAGCGGATATTC
Coding sequences:
- a CDS encoding methyltransferase domain-containing protein — its product is MLNDHRLFFRQFRENFHTTGSIAPSSRWLARALARHVAGEKPRRRILEVGPGTGAVTRWIVPALGATDSFDLVEMNGEFVARLHSRFAAEPALQAAAPRVRILHQAIEDLAADGGYDAIVSGLPLNNFSGELVERLLGKLVGLLAPGGTLSFFEYVAVRPAKLAICRGSERLRLREISGHLRRLLDRHEFQRQCVLRNVPPAWVHHVRITPAVS
- a CDS encoding PEP-CTERM sorting domain-containing protein: MSRNLNRALRLLCCLAAAAPLAFGLRTAKADILSVVTSSSNVNIGLSVGAFIDDEGNTNNPVTGNPYAPGDTNPDDGNPVTFFSLGNAVGQGDPSVPPSVLGPFGVTPVLSNGLTTSLNGTVDVTPGGFSINSANLGLNISGAWQPGNGVDVTGPPAPGELGAYVDLGNVIPGEYLLASLNSTLLSVNTSGPLTLDGLGNFSDSNGTLNLVSTTLAGFAAGPLAAPVNTTITNQASTTTLAGNYSVVGGVPTLNLPFSATSYTNLQPSTGLALYAQITESGTVVATQVPEPGTFVLMAGALVGACVYRFRRTRR